One Rhodococcus sp. P1Y DNA window includes the following coding sequences:
- a CDS encoding aldo/keto reductase: protein MTYSPETSTVPTIVLNDGHAIPQLGFGVWQVPDDGAQAAVAEALKVGYRSIDTAKVYENEAGTGKAIAESGIARDELFITTKLWNDDQGYDSTLKAFDASMDRLGLEYLDLYLIHWQQLDRDKYIDTFKAFQKLKADGRVGSIGVSNFTIPTLEKLIDAVGETPAINQIELHPRLIQEELRAFHTSKGIATEAWSPLGSGTVLDDPAFAPIAEAHGVTPAQVILRWHIQLGNVVIPKSVTPERIKTNFDVFGFELSNDEIQTINALDSADGRTGPDPDKFSA, encoded by the coding sequence ATGACGTATTCACCCGAGACCAGTACTGTTCCGACAATCGTGCTCAATGACGGGCACGCGATCCCCCAGCTCGGCTTCGGCGTGTGGCAGGTTCCCGACGACGGTGCACAGGCTGCAGTGGCGGAGGCTTTGAAGGTCGGGTACCGCAGCATCGACACCGCCAAGGTGTACGAGAACGAAGCAGGCACCGGCAAGGCTATTGCGGAGTCGGGTATCGCCCGTGACGAGCTGTTCATCACTACCAAGCTGTGGAACGACGACCAGGGCTACGACTCGACGCTGAAGGCATTCGACGCCAGCATGGATCGCCTCGGTCTCGAATACCTCGACCTGTACCTCATCCACTGGCAGCAGCTGGACCGCGACAAGTACATCGACACATTCAAGGCGTTTCAGAAGCTCAAGGCCGATGGACGCGTCGGTTCGATCGGCGTTTCGAACTTCACGATCCCGACGTTGGAGAAACTTATCGACGCCGTCGGCGAGACGCCGGCTATCAACCAGATCGAGCTTCACCCGCGCCTGATTCAGGAAGAGCTGCGGGCATTCCACACCTCGAAGGGCATTGCCACCGAGGCATGGAGTCCTCTTGGATCCGGCACCGTCCTCGATGACCCGGCCTTCGCGCCGATCGCCGAAGCTCACGGCGTCACGCCGGCCCAGGTCATCCTGCGCTGGCACATCCAGCTCGGCAACGTGGTGATCCCCAAGTCCGTCACCCCCGAGCGGATCAAGACTAACTTCGACGTGTTCGGGTTCGAGCTCTCGAACGACGAGATTCAGACGATCAACGCGTTGGACTCCGCCGACGGCCGTACCGGCCCGGATCCGGACAAGTTTTCGGCGTAA
- a CDS encoding uroporphyrinogen-III synthase, whose product MGPLTGKTIALTAERRADEFAVLLERRGATTIHVPAIHVLPLIDDSDLREQTAQLIARPPQIVVISTGIGFRGWLDAAETWDSRQELLDALEASRIIARGPKARGAIRGVGLREVWSPATEASQEVADHLEAEGIVGVDIAVQLHGTITEWEPTIHLGESLERLGADVRAIPVYRWIRPVDQGPLIDLLAKILNHEVDAVTFTSAPAVASLLSTAKDNGLLDEFLTALRGPVSAICVGPVTSAPLDVLDVPTRMPERARLGALAKYVVDELGS is encoded by the coding sequence ATGGGACCGCTGACGGGCAAGACGATTGCACTGACCGCCGAGCGCCGGGCGGACGAATTCGCGGTTCTTCTCGAACGCCGCGGGGCCACGACGATTCACGTTCCCGCCATTCACGTGTTGCCGCTGATCGACGATTCGGACCTGCGTGAGCAGACGGCCCAACTCATCGCCAGGCCTCCGCAGATCGTGGTCATCAGCACCGGTATCGGTTTCCGAGGCTGGCTCGATGCCGCCGAAACCTGGGATTCCCGCCAGGAACTTCTGGACGCCCTCGAGGCCTCGCGCATCATTGCGCGAGGCCCCAAGGCTCGTGGTGCAATTCGTGGCGTCGGCCTACGAGAGGTGTGGTCTCCCGCTACGGAGGCTTCCCAGGAGGTGGCCGATCACCTCGAAGCCGAAGGAATCGTCGGCGTCGACATCGCGGTCCAGTTGCACGGCACCATTACCGAATGGGAGCCGACGATTCACCTGGGCGAGTCGCTCGAACGACTCGGCGCCGACGTTCGAGCGATCCCCGTCTACCGCTGGATCCGGCCGGTGGACCAGGGCCCCCTCATCGACCTGCTGGCCAAAATTCTGAACCACGAGGTCGACGCCGTCACGTTCACGAGTGCGCCCGCCGTCGCCTCGCTTCTGTCGACAGCCAAGGACAACGGCCTGCTCGACGAATTCCTCACAGCACTACGAGGTCCCGTCTCCGCCATCTGTGTCGGGCCGGTCACTTCGGCGCCACTGGATGTCCTCGATGTTCCGACGCGTATGCCGGAGCGGGCGAGGTTGGGTGCGTTGGCGAAGTATGTGGTCGACGAGCTCGGTTCTTGA